The Clostridium cylindrosporum DSM 605 genome includes the window TCATAATTAATAACAAATCCTGCATGCTTCTCAGAAACCTTTGCTCCACCTATACCAAACCCCTTAAGACCAGCATCTTCTATAAGTTTGCCTGCAAAATGTCCAGGTGGTCTTTTAAATGTACTTCCTGCACTAGGATAATTAAGTGGCTGCTTGTCTCTTCTTCTACCATTAAAATCATCCATTAAAGCTTTTATCTCTTCTTTTTCACCATCTTCAAGTGAAAATGTAGCTTCTAGCACAATGTAATTATTTCTTTGTATAACACTTGATCTATATGAAAGATCTAATTCATCCTTAGTAAGTTCAATAATATCCCCATCAAGTGTTACTACCTTAGCACTTTCAATTATGTCTTTGATTTCTCCACCATATGCTCCTGCGTTCATAGTGATCGCACCACCTACTGTTCCTGGAATTCCAGATGCAAACTCCATTCCCTTAAGGCAATTCTTTAGGGCAAAATTCGCCGTCATGGCAAGTGTAGCCCCAGACTCTACTGTTATCTTCTTATTGTCAAGTGATATGTTCTTAAGAGAAGTTAATTGAATTATAATTCCCTTAAATCCACCATCTTTAACTATTAAATTTGATCCATTTCCAAGAATGAAAAATGGAACTTTAAACTCTCTACACAGCTTTATTAAAACTACTACCTCATCCTTAGTTGTTGGTGAGATTAGCGCGCTGCAAGGTCCCCCAAGTTTAAATGATGTATGATGCTTTAATGGTTCTTCATACTTAACAATATCTTTATTTAAACGCTTTTCTAGTTCAACTTTAAATTCATTAATGTTCATAAATCCCTCTCCCTACTATTACTTACGTAACACATAGAAAATTGTAATCATATACTATAAAATGCAATTAATATATATTTTGACACTATCTTTTCTATATATCTAAAATTTTAGCCTTGTTTAAAATCATACAAACAATTATACCAAAACTTATTTATATAATAAAGAACAGAAAGATTAAAATTTAATTTGAAAAATAATTAACT containing:
- the murB gene encoding UDP-N-acetylmuramate dehydrogenase; this encodes MNINEFKVELEKRLNKDIVKYEEPLKHHTSFKLGGPCSALISPTTKDEVVVLIKLCREFKVPFFILGNGSNLIVKDGGFKGIIIQLTSLKNISLDNKKITVESGATLAMTANFALKNCLKGMEFASGIPGTVGGAITMNAGAYGGEIKDIIESAKVVTLDGDIIELTKDELDLSYRSSVIQRNNYIVLEATFSLEDGEKEEIKALMDDFNGRRRDKQPLNYPSAGSTFKRPPGHFAGKLIEDAGLKGFGIGGAKVSEKHAGFVINYDNASANDVIALISKVQEKINEEYGILLETEVKIIGED